The following proteins are encoded in a genomic region of Polyangiaceae bacterium:
- a CDS encoding S8 family serine peptidase has translation MLARPSLVFSSLAILLLASQVHADHAPARSLVRLLDAPNKRHPLADTSGRIAVSVHLPPGVDARSLGLLPVAPGVATIRLAPSEVEEFGKTHPDFALTVSPPLKPLLDVSGTWTKVGAFRQATGLGTGKGVVVGIVDTGIDVTHADFRDIEGRSRIAWLLQGGRKPAGLHPELEKKFGCTDPKQVACAVFSGEDLDKIMSGQLALELPGDSFGHGTHVTSIAAGNGGLMGGQTPTYVGLAPEATLVISSPSSDAGFQDVDVLIGAQFIDERATAMGMPAVINLSLGGDFGPHDGSSVLEQGLAALAGDHKPGRAIVAAAGNSGTMYQIKERGPFGIHTEVRVTAGTETRVPIATPKSKDGNGFVWITFRPGDEVSVGLDAPGGQQWVRLVEPGDEAGYDGAGGTTAAVVNRLVNGKTPLTDNTNSAVVAWSGAWEEGTFDIVLSGHGDAQLWVTGLGDVSTSSSLGLLFEKAVRQGTIAIPASHPNILAVGCTLNRVTWDPLTTEALELASVGGELNPLPDSMCYFSAAGPTPFGVAKPEISAPGGFVAAAMSDAADPRKGPGGLFDGAGCPDGQPCYLVDETHAITSGSSMSSPHVAGAIALLFELDKTLTQQRVTNVLQAGARYPVGTVRHETQLGVGALDLEGARRMLTDEQGTVQQPSIEKSWWVLSSAYARPDPTWPVWGTVELRNEQGEVSTGIAGTDLEVIVSGGIVVSPLVKVRHGLFRFAVAGERGTGGKTMTVDVRFAGQSIETPRELEIGEDVWRATGKVDATSGGCAWPTSDKTASRRSGPLGMAFGVAMAGVGLLRRRSRKERDASR, from the coding sequence GTGCTTGCCCGCCCATCGTTGGTCTTCTCCTCCCTCGCCATTCTCCTTCTCGCCTCGCAGGTTCACGCCGACCACGCTCCGGCGCGATCGCTCGTGCGACTGCTCGATGCTCCGAACAAGCGTCATCCACTTGCGGACACGTCGGGACGCATCGCCGTCAGTGTGCACTTGCCGCCAGGTGTCGATGCCCGATCGCTAGGACTGCTCCCCGTCGCGCCTGGCGTTGCAACCATTCGCCTCGCGCCTTCTGAAGTGGAAGAGTTTGGAAAGACGCACCCTGATTTTGCGCTCACGGTATCGCCTCCACTCAAGCCACTGCTCGACGTGTCCGGCACGTGGACCAAGGTCGGAGCGTTTCGTCAGGCAACCGGTTTGGGTACTGGCAAGGGCGTCGTCGTAGGCATCGTCGATACGGGCATCGACGTCACCCACGCCGACTTTCGCGACATCGAGGGCCGGAGTCGTATCGCGTGGTTACTCCAAGGCGGGCGTAAACCGGCCGGGCTTCATCCCGAGCTCGAAAAGAAGTTCGGTTGTACGGATCCAAAGCAAGTCGCGTGCGCAGTGTTCTCGGGCGAGGACCTCGACAAGATCATGAGCGGTCAGTTGGCGCTCGAGCTTCCTGGTGACTCGTTTGGCCACGGCACGCACGTCACATCGATTGCGGCAGGCAATGGCGGGCTCATGGGAGGACAAACCCCAACCTACGTGGGGCTTGCTCCCGAAGCGACGCTCGTGATCTCCAGTCCGTCGTCCGACGCGGGTTTTCAAGACGTCGACGTGCTCATCGGTGCGCAGTTCATCGACGAGCGGGCGACGGCGATGGGCATGCCTGCCGTCATCAATCTCAGCCTCGGTGGTGACTTTGGTCCGCACGATGGCTCGAGCGTCCTCGAGCAAGGTTTGGCGGCACTTGCGGGGGACCACAAGCCTGGTCGTGCCATCGTCGCTGCGGCGGGCAACAGCGGCACGATGTATCAAATCAAGGAACGCGGCCCGTTCGGTATCCACACGGAAGTACGCGTCACTGCTGGTACCGAAACACGTGTACCGATTGCGACTCCCAAGTCCAAAGATGGAAATGGTTTCGTTTGGATTACGTTTCGCCCTGGCGACGAAGTCAGCGTTGGTCTCGACGCACCCGGTGGACAACAATGGGTTCGTCTCGTAGAACCCGGAGACGAAGCTGGTTATGACGGCGCAGGTGGAACGACGGCTGCCGTCGTCAATCGCCTCGTGAATGGCAAAACCCCCCTCACTGACAACACCAACAGCGCGGTCGTTGCGTGGAGCGGTGCGTGGGAAGAAGGAACCTTCGACATCGTACTATCTGGTCACGGAGACGCTCAGCTCTGGGTCACCGGACTCGGTGACGTCTCGACGAGCAGCTCGCTCGGGTTGCTCTTCGAGAAGGCCGTTCGACAAGGAACGATCGCAATTCCGGCGAGCCACCCGAACATTCTTGCCGTTGGGTGCACGCTGAATCGTGTCACGTGGGATCCGCTCACGACCGAAGCGCTCGAGCTGGCATCCGTCGGTGGCGAGCTCAATCCGCTCCCCGACAGCATGTGTTACTTCAGCGCGGCGGGTCCGACGCCGTTTGGCGTGGCCAAGCCTGAAATCAGCGCGCCCGGTGGGTTTGTCGCTGCGGCCATGAGCGACGCCGCAGATCCGCGCAAAGGCCCGGGTGGTCTCTTCGATGGCGCAGGTTGTCCAGACGGACAGCCTTGTTATCTCGTCGATGAAACGCACGCGATCACGTCCGGTTCATCCATGTCATCGCCGCATGTGGCCGGCGCCATCGCGCTGCTCTTCGAGCTCGACAAAACGCTTACGCAACAGCGTGTGACGAACGTTCTTCAAGCAGGCGCTCGTTACCCCGTTGGCACCGTTCGGCATGAAACGCAGCTCGGCGTCGGAGCGCTCGACCTCGAAGGTGCACGTCGCATGCTCACGGATGAACAAGGCACCGTGCAGCAGCCTTCGATCGAGAAAAGTTGGTGGGTGCTTTCGAGCGCTTACGCCAGACCCGATCCGACGTGGCCCGTGTGGGGAACGGTCGAGCTACGTAACGAGCAAGGTGAAGTTTCTACGGGCATTGCTGGCACCGACCTCGAAGTGATCGTCTCTGGAGGCATCGTCGTATCGCCGCTCGTAAAGGTTCGTCATGGCCTCTTCCGCTTTGCCGTCGCGGGTGAACGCGGTACCGGTGGGAAAACCATGACGGTGGACGTGCGTTTTGCGGGACAATCCATCGAAACGCCACGCGAGCTCGAGATCGGTGAAGACGTTTGGCGCGCGACCGGCAAGGTCGACGCGACGTCCGGCGGTTGCGCGTGGCCCACGAGCGACAAGACCGCGAGCCGACGATCGGGACCGCTCGGCATGGCGTTTGGCGTCGCGATGGCAGGTGTTGGACTTTTGCGCAGGCGATCACGCAAGGAGCGCGATGCAAGCCGCTGA
- a CDS encoding acyl-CoA carboxylase subunit beta, translated as MSLDDRKLQDLRARVEQGGAPKYHEKNLEQGKLFARKRIDLLLDENSFVEDALLANAVDPELPADGVITGTGTIDGRIVAVMANDSTVKAGSWGRRTVEKILRIQETAARLRCPLFYLVDSAGARITDQIEMFPGRRGAGRIFYNQVQLSGQIPQICLLFGPSAAGGAYIPAFCDVIVMVDKNASMYLGSPRMAEMVIGEKVTLEELGGARMHCSESGCGDVLVKTEQDAIAWAKRYIALMPQNHESSPSIIEARPAKAASKPLEEIIPADENKPFDMMAVIDAVIDEGSFVEIKKLWAKEVLTGFARIEGRVVGIVANQPKYKGGVLFVDSADKAARFIWLCDSFNIPLLYLADVPGFMIGTLVEKQGIIRAGAKMIAAVSEATVPKISVIVRKAYGAGLYAMCGPAFEPDACIALPCASIAVMGPNAAVNAVFYNKIQAVPAGPERDAMVQKLRDEYREDVDLVKIASELVVDAIVPTNALRAEISRRFARYAAKSEPRPAKKHIVPPV; from the coding sequence ATGTCCCTCGACGACCGAAAACTGCAAGACCTCCGTGCACGCGTGGAGCAAGGGGGCGCACCCAAGTACCACGAGAAAAACCTCGAGCAGGGGAAACTCTTCGCTCGAAAACGTATCGACCTTTTGCTCGACGAAAACAGCTTCGTCGAAGACGCGTTACTCGCCAACGCGGTCGACCCCGAGCTTCCTGCCGATGGTGTGATCACGGGGACGGGCACCATCGACGGCCGCATCGTTGCCGTCATGGCGAATGATTCGACGGTCAAAGCCGGTTCGTGGGGACGTCGCACGGTCGAGAAGATCCTGCGCATCCAGGAGACTGCGGCTCGTTTGCGCTGTCCGCTGTTTTACTTGGTCGACTCGGCCGGTGCGCGCATCACGGACCAGATCGAAATGTTCCCGGGCCGTCGCGGTGCGGGGCGCATCTTCTACAACCAAGTTCAGTTGAGTGGACAGATCCCGCAAATCTGTTTGCTCTTCGGGCCCTCTGCAGCAGGCGGCGCGTACATCCCCGCGTTCTGCGACGTCATCGTCATGGTCGACAAGAACGCGAGCATGTACCTCGGTTCGCCACGCATGGCCGAGATGGTCATTGGCGAAAAGGTAACGCTCGAAGAGCTCGGCGGTGCACGCATGCACTGTTCCGAATCGGGTTGCGGTGACGTGCTGGTCAAGACCGAGCAAGACGCAATTGCTTGGGCCAAACGCTACATCGCCCTCATGCCGCAGAATCACGAATCATCGCCGTCGATCATCGAGGCGCGTCCAGCAAAGGCCGCATCGAAGCCGCTCGAGGAGATCATTCCCGCGGACGAGAACAAGCCGTTCGACATGATGGCGGTCATCGATGCCGTGATCGACGAAGGATCGTTCGTCGAAATCAAGAAGCTCTGGGCGAAGGAAGTTCTCACGGGGTTTGCCCGCATCGAGGGGCGTGTCGTCGGCATCGTCGCCAATCAGCCCAAGTACAAGGGTGGCGTGCTCTTCGTCGACTCGGCTGACAAAGCCGCGCGCTTCATTTGGCTCTGCGACTCCTTCAACATCCCGCTGCTCTATCTCGCAGACGTTCCCGGCTTCATGATCGGAACGCTCGTCGAAAAGCAGGGAATCATTCGAGCAGGTGCGAAGATGATCGCGGCCGTCAGTGAAGCGACCGTTCCGAAGATCTCCGTCATCGTGCGCAAAGCGTACGGGGCAGGTCTCTACGCGATGTGTGGTCCGGCGTTCGAGCCCGATGCGTGCATCGCGCTTCCGTGTGCGTCGATCGCCGTGATGGGTCCAAACGCCGCGGTGAATGCGGTCTTTTACAACAAAATCCAGGCGGTTCCCGCGGGACCCGAACGCGACGCGATGGTGCAGAAGCTCCGCGACGAGTACCGCGAAGATGTGGATCTCGTGAAGATTGCGAGTGAGCTCGTCGTCGACGCGATCGTTCCGACAAACGCACTACGCGCCGAAATATCGCGACGTTTTGCGCGCTACGCTGCCAAATCAGAACCGCGACCAGCCAAGAAGCACATCGTGCCGCCCGTGTGA
- a CDS encoding VWA domain-containing protein, protein MLRVLDEFLWVLRRDGLPVSTAQAIDAARVCALVGFSDRQMLRDGLSTVLATNKRELALFGDCFDRFFSSARSHPGNLWSRLAARGFRDAELAVLREVLDAAAQRSSGDAAGMLAFAGDASELDQLLSAAGIARVLAPMSSSLQVGYFAQEANKRLGLSALGSALVRMRDVLREALGDERGAELAAALREELDAMKRRVRTHVAQVLERRLGDEGAAASRAVDRPFASLSPDEIDEVRRAVRRLSERLRGAERVRQKRRAHGRIDVRRTLRRSLSTGGVPFRPARRARRRDKPVLVLLCDVSDSVRLASRFLLEFVAVSQELFGGTRSFVFVSDTVETTGLFERKPSAVALGLIEQGTIVDRTRNSNYGRALVMFEELLGQTIDRRVTVVILGDGRTNFLGDEVSVVERLRRRAGSVLWICPESPASWGTGDNAMPRYAAVVDRVLVARNARELEVAARELLARRK, encoded by the coding sequence TTGCTACGAGTTCTCGACGAGTTTCTCTGGGTGCTCCGTCGCGACGGCCTGCCCGTGTCGACCGCGCAAGCGATCGATGCTGCACGCGTGTGTGCGCTCGTGGGTTTTTCCGACAGGCAAATGCTTCGCGATGGTTTGTCCACCGTGCTTGCGACGAACAAGCGCGAGCTCGCGTTGTTCGGTGATTGTTTCGACCGATTTTTCTCCAGCGCCCGATCGCATCCAGGCAACCTTTGGAGCCGCCTCGCTGCCCGCGGATTTCGTGACGCAGAGCTCGCCGTGCTTCGCGAAGTTCTCGATGCCGCGGCGCAACGATCCTCGGGCGACGCTGCCGGCATGCTCGCGTTCGCTGGTGACGCGAGCGAGCTCGATCAACTGCTGTCCGCTGCAGGGATAGCGCGCGTCCTCGCTCCCATGAGTAGCTCGCTTCAAGTTGGCTACTTTGCGCAAGAGGCGAACAAGCGTCTCGGTCTCAGCGCCCTTGGTTCTGCTCTGGTGCGTATGCGCGACGTGCTTCGCGAGGCGCTTGGCGATGAACGTGGAGCAGAGCTCGCTGCGGCGCTGCGTGAAGAGCTCGACGCCATGAAGCGACGTGTGCGCACACATGTCGCACAGGTTCTCGAGCGACGTCTTGGAGATGAGGGCGCGGCTGCGTCACGTGCGGTGGATCGACCGTTTGCATCGCTTTCGCCCGACGAAATCGATGAAGTGCGACGCGCAGTGCGACGTTTGTCCGAGCGGCTTCGTGGGGCTGAACGTGTCCGTCAGAAGCGGCGTGCGCATGGTCGAATCGATGTGCGGCGCACGCTTCGACGGAGTCTGTCCACGGGTGGAGTGCCTTTCCGGCCAGCGCGTCGAGCACGCCGTCGAGACAAACCCGTTCTCGTTCTTCTTTGCGATGTCTCGGATTCCGTGCGTCTTGCCTCGCGGTTTCTCCTCGAGTTCGTCGCGGTATCGCAAGAGCTCTTCGGCGGCACACGCTCGTTCGTCTTCGTCAGCGACACCGTCGAAACCACGGGACTTTTTGAGCGCAAACCATCCGCCGTTGCGCTTGGCCTCATCGAACAAGGCACCATCGTCGACCGCACCCGCAATTCGAACTACGGACGCGCCCTCGTCATGTTCGAAGAGCTGCTCGGACAAACCATCGATCGCCGCGTCACCGTCGTCATCCTTGGCGATGGTCGGACGAACTTTCTCGGTGACGAAGTTTCGGTCGTCGAACGGCTTCGTCGTCGTGCAGGGAGCGTGCTTTGGATTTGTCCCGAATCTCCGGCGAGCTGGGGCACGGGAGACAACGCGATGCCCCGGTATGCGGCGGTCGTCGATCGCGTGCTCGTCGCGAGAAATGCGCGTGAGCTAGAGGTTGCAGCAAGAGAGCTTTTGGCGCGGCGCAAGTAG
- a CDS encoding nucleoside deaminase: protein MRVAIEEASLAAVDGDVPVGAVVVDATGNVIGRGRNRREVGQDPTAHAEIEAIRDAARNRGAWRLLDTTVYVTLEPCPMCAGALVNARVARVVYGCKDPKAGAVDTLFAIGRDGRLNHRFEVQGDVLSDECANLLRAFFAARRKPKVVLDQPIPDEPIVPTNDLPAG from the coding sequence ATGCGTGTCGCCATCGAAGAGGCGAGCCTCGCAGCAGTCGATGGCGACGTGCCCGTGGGTGCGGTCGTGGTCGATGCAACTGGCAACGTCATCGGGCGCGGACGAAATCGGCGTGAAGTCGGGCAAGATCCGACGGCTCACGCGGAAATCGAGGCGATTCGCGACGCTGCGAGAAACCGCGGCGCATGGCGGTTGCTCGACACCACCGTCTACGTGACGCTCGAACCATGCCCGATGTGCGCGGGCGCTTTGGTGAACGCGCGCGTCGCTCGCGTCGTGTACGGCTGCAAGGATCCCAAAGCCGGCGCCGTCGATACCCTTTTCGCCATCGGCCGCGACGGACGGCTCAACCATCGTTTTGAGGTCCAAGGAGATGTGCTGAGCGACGAATGCGCCAATCTCCTCCGAGCCTTTTTCGCGGCACGACGCAAGCCGAAGGTTGTTTTGGACCAACCAATCCCGGACGAACCCATCGTCCCGACAAACGACTTACCAGCTGGCTGA
- a CDS encoding transglycosylase domain-containing protein, whose translation MASAHLKVALAAGGVIAVATALSFGPLVRHQAARTAARYGASITIDEVRPSWHGVKLHGVDVAVADIPSSVVHFESIDIAVGWSGKKVALQGGTVSAVGSREVVLHEVEQWQTRYLRTASSKSEPSTRSHTEAEIVGLRLSWQNTRDNPTEAVNAVDVNFARQDGKVGLSAKEATITVGPLSVSAEGGHITLVKHAEGGYRVAALSARALDAALTLPGPLDDARLPAHAPASTEPAEHVPRAWTTARATLVRGAHVLDAALEQGANIKLDSLHAKVSRGRESLNLGPGSLAVRRDSGRMLIELSPHARDKDDAQALTFSLSVPLTDAAAEIVADVQGGPIFLSALGIREGDFGLIDVTKTSLTTRSHVVLSADGKELRIDGQGRAQNLSFQSRSLSDDPITGLDVAFRLKGQMMLDGSSLRVDDGEVDVGATRLSVRGTYQRSASGGGHRVRAEFEVPLTACQSMLEAAPKALVPHLVGMRMAGSFALKGHARFDTARIDHDYDVAWDLSNTCRIAEAPAGIDAARFRKPFRRWVVGPAGERVEVESGPGTAGWVPFGAISPFMQTAVLTTEDSSFRHHGGFDMEAIRNSIRDNLRKGKFVRGASTLSMQLAKNLYLDRGKTVSRKLQEVVLTTYLEQELTKDQILELYLNVVEFGPMIYGIGPAARYYFNTSASDLSLGQALYISSILPNPKQQHFGVGGEVTPGWMNFIRKLMQTAHKRQWITDEELETGLRETVVRGQPAPKRADAPPPEETNAAPPEGDLERPGDF comes from the coding sequence GTGGCTTCTGCTCACTTGAAAGTCGCTCTCGCAGCCGGCGGCGTAATCGCAGTCGCCACTGCCTTGTCCTTCGGGCCTCTCGTCCGCCATCAGGCCGCGCGAACCGCCGCACGCTACGGCGCCAGCATCACCATCGACGAGGTTCGTCCCTCCTGGCATGGCGTGAAGCTCCATGGCGTCGACGTAGCGGTCGCCGATATTCCGAGCTCCGTCGTCCACTTCGAGAGCATCGATATTGCCGTCGGTTGGAGTGGAAAAAAGGTTGCACTCCAAGGCGGTACGGTTTCAGCCGTCGGATCGCGCGAAGTCGTACTGCATGAAGTCGAGCAGTGGCAAACGCGGTATCTCCGCACGGCATCCAGCAAGTCGGAGCCATCGACGCGAAGTCATACGGAAGCCGAGATCGTAGGGCTCCGTTTGTCCTGGCAAAACACTCGCGACAACCCCACGGAAGCCGTGAACGCCGTCGACGTGAACTTCGCACGTCAGGACGGAAAGGTGGGCTTGTCGGCCAAAGAGGCGACGATCACCGTCGGCCCGCTGTCCGTCTCGGCGGAAGGCGGACACATCACGCTCGTCAAGCATGCAGAGGGCGGATATCGCGTCGCAGCGCTGTCTGCACGTGCGCTCGATGCAGCGCTGACCCTTCCGGGACCGCTCGATGACGCGCGCCTGCCTGCGCATGCCCCGGCGTCTACCGAGCCCGCCGAACATGTTCCTCGCGCGTGGACGACTGCGCGTGCAACGCTCGTGCGCGGCGCGCATGTGCTCGATGCAGCACTCGAACAAGGCGCAAACATCAAGCTCGACAGTCTGCACGCGAAGGTATCGCGCGGCCGCGAGTCGCTGAACTTGGGCCCTGGTTCGCTCGCCGTTCGTCGCGACTCGGGGCGGATGCTGATCGAGCTTTCGCCTCACGCGCGCGACAAGGATGATGCACAGGCGCTCACGTTCAGCTTGAGCGTGCCGCTCACGGATGCTGCGGCGGAGATCGTCGCCGACGTCCAAGGTGGGCCGATCTTCTTGTCTGCACTCGGCATTCGTGAGGGTGACTTTGGTCTCATCGATGTCACGAAGACGTCGCTGACCACGCGATCACACGTCGTCCTGTCGGCAGATGGAAAGGAGTTGCGCATCGACGGTCAGGGCCGTGCGCAAAATCTATCCTTTCAAAGTCGCAGCTTGTCCGACGATCCCATCACGGGACTCGATGTTGCCTTTCGCTTGAAGGGCCAAATGATGCTCGACGGGTCGTCTTTGCGCGTCGACGACGGTGAAGTCGATGTTGGCGCAACGCGGTTGTCCGTGCGCGGAACCTATCAACGTTCAGCATCGGGCGGCGGGCATCGAGTGCGCGCTGAATTCGAGGTACCGCTGACGGCTTGTCAGAGCATGCTCGAAGCCGCGCCGAAAGCGCTCGTGCCGCATCTCGTTGGCATGCGCATGGCCGGATCGTTTGCACTCAAAGGGCACGCTCGTTTCGATACGGCGCGTATCGATCACGACTACGACGTTGCGTGGGATCTCTCGAACACATGTCGCATCGCGGAAGCTCCAGCCGGCATCGACGCTGCGCGCTTCCGTAAGCCGTTTCGTCGATGGGTCGTTGGCCCAGCCGGCGAGCGTGTCGAAGTCGAAAGCGGGCCGGGCACGGCGGGCTGGGTCCCGTTCGGCGCCATCTCGCCATTCATGCAGACCGCCGTTCTCACGACGGAAGACAGCAGCTTCAGGCACCACGGCGGCTTCGACATGGAGGCCATTCGCAACTCCATTCGCGACAATTTGCGCAAAGGAAAGTTCGTACGAGGTGCCAGCACGCTCAGCATGCAGCTCGCGAAAAACCTCTACCTCGACCGCGGAAAAACCGTTTCGCGCAAGCTTCAAGAAGTCGTGCTGACGACCTACCTCGAACAGGAGCTCACCAAGGATCAGATCCTCGAGCTCTATCTGAACGTCGTCGAGTTCGGCCCGATGATCTACGGCATCGGTCCTGCAGCTCGGTACTACTTCAACACATCGGCCAGTGATCTTTCACTCGGCCAAGCGCTCTACATCTCGTCCATCCTTCCCAATCCGAAACAACAGCACTTCGGCGTTGGTGGTGAAGTGACGCCGGGCTGGATGAACTTCATACGCAAGCTCATGCAGACGGCGCACAAGCGGCAATGGATCACCGACGAAGAGCTCGAAACGGGCCTTCGTGAAACCGTCGTGCGCGGGCAACCAGCGCCCAAACGTGCCGATGCGCCTCCGCCGGAAGAAACCAATGCGGCTCCTCCAGAAGGAGATCTCGAACGTCCCGGGGATTTCTGA